One segment of Camelus bactrianus isolate YW-2024 breed Bactrian camel chromosome 27, ASM4877302v1, whole genome shotgun sequence DNA contains the following:
- the MTMR10 gene encoding myotubularin-related protein 10 isoform X2 has product MITCKSFHCRVCLLVIEGIGDRAANKVNGIPSGGGGGGGLGAGGGSSLKTPLFETYSDWDREVKRTGASGWRVCSINEGYMICTCLPEYFVVPSSLADQDLKIFSHSFVGRRMPFWCWSHANGSALVRMALIKDVLQQRKIDQRICNAITKSHPQRSDVYKSDLDKTLPNIQEIQAAFVKLKQLCVNEPFEETEEKWLSSLENTRWLEYVRAFLKHSAELVYTLESKRLSVVLQEEEGRDLSCIVASLVQVMLDPYFRTITGFQSLIQKEWVMAGYQFLDRCNHLKRSEKESPLFLLFLDATWQLLEQCPAAFEFSEAYLAVLHDSTRVPLFGTFLFNCPHQRVKQSTEFAISKNIQLGDEKGLKFPSVWDWSLQFTAKDRTLFHNPLYIGKSPPCVQNGSAKSFKQTKKSYSSTLRGLPAALKNGVIGDQAALPRRNSFILRAKPEPAGPGDPGDGQDGGLDQYLRAWLSRPADLHGVILPRLSGAHIKLWKLCYFRWVPEAQIHRGGAITAFHRLSLLVDEVDVLTRTLRQHRGGPLEARYAERDQGRMYFRARGPRDASAPPDFLSSSFPFSPVGNLCRRSILGTPLSKFLSGAKIWLSTETLANED; this is encoded by the exons ATGATCACATGCAAGTCTTTTCATTGCCGTGTTTGCCTGCTGGTGATTGAAGGCATTGGAGACAGAGCTG CCAACAAAGTTAATGGAATACCCTCGGGAggtggcggcggtggcggccTCGGagctggtggtggcagcagcctAAAAACTCCACTGTTTGAAACGTACTCAGACTGGGACAGAGAAGTGAAGAGGACGGGTGCTTCCGGGTGGAGAGTTTGTTCTATTAATGAGGGTTATATGATATGCACTTG CCTTCCAGAATACTTTGTAGTGCCAAGTTCCTTAGCAGACCAGGACCTGAAgatcttttcccattcttttgtTGGAAGAAGGATGCCA TTCTGGTGCTGGAGCCACGCTAACGGCAGTGCCCTTGTGCGAATGGCCCTCATCAAAGACGTGCTGCAGCAGAGGAAGATCGACCAGAG GATTTGTAATGCAATAACTAAAAGTCATCCACAGAGAAGTGATGTTTACAAATCAGATTTGGATAAGACTCTGCCCAATATCCAAGAAATACAGGCGGCTTTTGTAAAACTCAAGCAGCTGTGTGTTAACG AACcatttgaagaaactgaggagaAATGGCTGTCTTCACTGGAAAATACACGGTGGTTAGAATATGTAAG gGCATTTCTTAAACATTCAGCAGAACTTGTGTACACCCTAGAAAGCAAACGACTCTCTGTAGTCCTGCAAG aggaggagggaagagatttGAGCTGTATTGTAGCTTCTCTCGTTCAAGTGATGCTGGACCCCTATTTTAGGACAATTACTGGATTTCAGAGTCTGATACAGAAGGAGTGGGTCATGGCAGGATATCAGTTTCTGGACAGATGCAACCACTTAAAGAGATCAGAGAAAGAG TCGCCCCTGTTCCTGCTGTTCTTGGACGCCACGTGGCAGCTGTTGGAGCAGTGCCCGGCGGCCTTCGAGTTCTCCGAGGCCTACTTAGCGGTGCTGCACGACAGCACCCGCGTCCCCCTGTTCGGCACCTTCCTGTTCAACTGTCCCCACCAGCGGGTGAAGCAGAGCACG gaATTTGCTATAAGCAAAAATATCCAGTTGGGTGATGAAAAGGGTTTAAAATTTCCCTCAGTTTGGGACTGGTCTCTTCAGTTTACAGCAAAGGATCGCACCCTTTTCCACAACCCCTTATACATTGGAAAGAGCCCACCTTGTGTCCAGAACGGTTCTGCCAAGTCTTTTAAACAGACAAAG AAGAGCTACAGCTCCACCCTGCGAGGGCTGCCCGCCGCCTTGAAGAACGGCGTCATCGGCGACCAGGCAGCGCTGCCCCGGCGGAACTCCTTCATCCTGAGAGCAAAGCCGGAGCCCGCTGGGCCGGGCGACCCGGGCGACGGCCAGGACGGCGGCCTGGACCAGTACTTGCGGGCGTGGCTCTCCCGCCCGGCCGACCTGCACGGCGTCATCCTGCCGCGCCTCTCGGGGGCGCACATCAAGCTGTGGAAGCTCTGCTACTTCCGCTGGGTGCCCGAGGCCCAGATCCACCGCGGGGGCGCCATCACCGCCTTCCACAGGCTCTCCCTGCTGGTGGACGAGGTGGACGTGCTGACCAGGACGCTGCGGCAGCACCGGGGCGGCCCGCTGGAGGCCCGCTACGCCGAGCGGGACCAGGGCAGGATGTACTTCCGCGCCCGCGGCCCCCGGGACGCCTCGGCGCCGCCGGACTTCCTCTCCTCCTCGTTTCCCTTTTCCCCCGTGGGCAATCTGTGCAGACGCAGCATTTTAGGAACGCCATTAAGCAAATTTTTAAGTGGGGCCAAGATATGGTTATCTACTGAGACACTAGCAAATGAAGACTAA